In a genomic window of Spirosoma agri:
- the carB gene encoding carbamoyl-phosphate synthase large subunit — protein MPKNAKIRSVLIIGSGPIVIGQACEFDYAGSQAARSIREEGIEVSLINSNPATIMTDPINADHVYLLPLEKKSIVEILKKHQEMGRPIDAVLPTMGGQTALNLAIDCDKAGIWEKYGVEIIGVDIRAIETTEDREKFRLLMLELGAGVCKGRTARSFLEGKEIAQEIGFPLVIRPSFTLGGTGGGFVNTPEEFDKALTNGLHASPVHEVLVEQSVMGWKEYELELLRDNNGNFIIICSIENFDPMGIHTGDSITVAPAMTLPDTLYQKMRDLSIRVMSGIGQFAGGCNIQFSINPQTDDIIVIEVNPRVSRSSALASKATGYPIAKIAAKMAVGYNLDELINPITGTTSAFFEPAIDYVIVKVPRWNFDKFPGADRSLGLQMKSVGEAMGIGRNFQEALQKACQSLEIRRNGLGADGRELTDRDALRQSLAHPSWNRLFHIYDAFKAGMSFRTIQQLTKIDPWFLHQIEELIELEREIEQYDLDDLPPELLRTAKQKGYADRQLAHLLQVRESKIYQYRQKHNIRRVFKCVDTCAAEFEAKTPYYYSTFNNQLPITTDRPEPVSDLPGNESIRSDRKKIVVLGSGPNRIGQGIEFDYSCVHGVLAAKEAGYETIMINCNPETVSTDPDIADKLYFEPVFWEHVHAIIMHEQPEGVIVQLGGQTALKMAEKLTRYGIKIIGTSWEALDLAEDRGHFSDMLRQLDIPYPKFGTIRESEGAIELSRELGFPLLVRPSYVLGGQNMKIVINENELEQHVMKILKDIPDNNILLDHFLENAIEAEADAICDGEDVYIIGIMEHIEPAGIHSGDSYAVLPTFDLSENVLRQIEEHTKKIAVALKTVGLINIQFAIKDEIVYIIEANPRASRTVPFICKAYQEPYVNYATKVMLGDKKVKDFDFKPVKKGYAIKIPVFSFSKFPNVNKELGPEMKSTGEGIYFIDDLSDDFFQKVYAERNLYLSR, from the coding sequence ATGCCTAAAAACGCTAAAATCCGCTCGGTTCTTATTATCGGTTCTGGTCCTATCGTTATCGGACAGGCTTGTGAGTTTGATTATGCCGGTTCACAGGCGGCCCGCTCCATCCGGGAGGAAGGTATTGAAGTGTCGCTGATCAACTCCAATCCGGCAACGATCATGACCGATCCAATCAACGCCGATCATGTGTATCTGCTGCCATTGGAGAAAAAATCCATTGTTGAAATCCTGAAAAAACATCAGGAAATGGGGCGGCCAATCGACGCGGTCCTGCCGACAATGGGTGGTCAAACGGCACTGAACCTGGCTATCGATTGCGACAAGGCAGGTATCTGGGAAAAATACGGTGTAGAGATCATTGGTGTGGATATCCGCGCGATCGAAACAACCGAAGATCGGGAGAAATTCCGGCTGTTGATGCTGGAACTTGGGGCTGGTGTTTGTAAAGGTCGCACAGCCCGTTCGTTTCTGGAAGGCAAAGAAATTGCTCAGGAAATTGGCTTTCCACTCGTTATTCGCCCATCATTCACGCTTGGCGGTACGGGGGGCGGCTTTGTCAACACTCCCGAAGAATTCGATAAAGCCCTGACGAATGGCCTGCACGCGTCGCCGGTACATGAGGTCCTTGTCGAGCAGAGCGTAATGGGCTGGAAAGAGTATGAACTGGAGTTGCTGCGTGATAACAACGGCAATTTCATCATCATCTGCTCCATTGAGAACTTCGACCCAATGGGTATTCATACCGGCGACTCTATTACGGTAGCTCCGGCCATGACCCTGCCCGATACGTTGTATCAGAAAATGCGGGATCTGTCCATTCGGGTTATGAGTGGCATCGGGCAGTTTGCGGGCGGTTGCAACATTCAGTTCTCCATCAATCCACAAACCGACGATATTATCGTCATCGAAGTAAACCCACGCGTAAGCCGGTCGTCGGCGCTGGCCTCAAAAGCAACGGGCTATCCCATTGCCAAGATTGCCGCTAAAATGGCCGTTGGGTATAATCTCGATGAGCTGATCAATCCGATTACGGGTACGACTTCGGCGTTTTTCGAACCGGCTATCGATTACGTCATCGTAAAAGTGCCACGCTGGAACTTCGACAAATTTCCGGGTGCTGACCGGTCACTGGGCTTACAAATGAAGTCGGTGGGCGAAGCGATGGGTATTGGCCGGAATTTCCAAGAAGCCTTGCAAAAAGCCTGTCAATCGCTCGAGATTCGCCGGAATGGTCTCGGCGCCGATGGTCGCGAACTGACCGACCGTGATGCGTTGCGGCAGAGTCTGGCGCATCCGAGCTGGAACCGACTGTTTCATATCTACGATGCGTTCAAAGCCGGTATGTCGTTCCGTACGATTCAGCAGTTGACTAAAATCGATCCCTGGTTCCTGCATCAGATCGAGGAACTGATCGAACTGGAACGTGAGATCGAACAATATGATCTGGACGATTTACCCCCCGAATTGCTGCGCACGGCAAAACAAAAAGGGTACGCGGATCGGCAGCTTGCCCACTTGTTGCAGGTCAGAGAGAGCAAGATTTATCAGTACCGGCAGAAGCATAATATCCGACGGGTGTTCAAATGCGTAGATACCTGTGCCGCGGAGTTTGAGGCAAAAACGCCGTACTATTATTCGACGTTCAACAACCAGTTGCCCATCACCACCGACCGGCCGGAACCTGTTTCTGATCTGCCTGGTAACGAGTCGATTCGGAGCGACCGGAAAAAGATCGTTGTGCTAGGATCGGGACCAAACCGCATCGGGCAGGGTATCGAGTTCGATTACTCCTGCGTACATGGCGTGTTGGCCGCGAAGGAAGCGGGTTATGAGACGATCATGATCAACTGTAATCCGGAAACGGTCTCTACCGATCCTGACATTGCCGATAAACTGTATTTCGAGCCAGTCTTCTGGGAGCACGTACACGCCATCATCATGCACGAACAGCCCGAAGGCGTCATTGTGCAACTGGGTGGACAGACGGCGCTTAAGATGGCGGAGAAGCTTACCCGCTACGGGATCAAAATTATTGGTACAAGCTGGGAAGCGCTCGATCTGGCCGAAGACCGGGGTCATTTCTCCGACATGCTTCGTCAACTCGACATTCCGTATCCTAAATTTGGCACCATTCGCGAGTCGGAAGGAGCAATCGAACTATCGCGGGAGTTGGGCTTCCCACTTCTGGTACGACCAAGTTACGTGCTCGGCGGTCAGAACATGAAGATAGTTATCAACGAGAATGAACTGGAGCAGCACGTGATGAAGATCCTGAAGGATATTCCCGATAACAACATCCTGCTCGACCACTTTCTTGAAAACGCCATTGAAGCCGAAGCCGACGCGATCTGCGATGGCGAAGACGTCTACATCATCGGCATCATGGAACACATTGAACCGGCGGGGATTCACTCCGGCGACTCGTATGCGGTGTTACCCACGTTCGATCTGAGTGAAAATGTGCTCCGGCAGATTGAAGAGCATACCAAAAAGATTGCCGTCGCGCTGAAAACCGTCGGGCTGATCAATATTCAGTTTGCGATCAAGGACGAGATCGTCTATATCATTGAAGCCAATCCACGTGCCAGCCGGACGGTGCCGTTCATCTGTAAGGCCTATCAGGAGCCGTATGTCAACTACGCGACGAAGGTGATGCTGGGCGATAAGAAGGTGAAAGATTTTGACTTTAAGCCGGTGAAGAAAGGATACGCGATCAAGATTCCAGTGTTCTCGTTCAGCAAATTCCCGAACGTCAACAAAGAACTCGGTCCCGAAATGAAATCGACGGGTGAAGGAATTTACTTCATCGACGATCTGAGCGACGACTTCTTCCAGAAAGTATACGCCGAACGGAATCTCTACCTGAGCCGGTAG
- a CDS encoding DUF4394 domain-containing protein: MKSFSQPIMSYNKPLRSLAGLLSFGLLLSLNACRDVQPLDPQSNYGTANARLSADFMFYALTDNNQLLKINTQNPGVNQGTISITGVQNNERLVSIDFRPATGQLYGVSNGSRVYMINLANGVATPLGSGPFTPSINGDVVGFDFNPTVDRIRLVTNKGQNLRLNPETGAVMIVDGPINGVANAAVSAVAYTNSRAGVTTTTLYDIDPITDKLYRQDPPNNGTLVEVGSLGIDIAGRGSFDIAPDGNAIATLINGITQGLYEINLTSGRAERLGDLPGSTSIVGLAIQTEPVAYAVDGANMLHIFNPMTGSSVTKSITGLQGGETVYGIDFRPANGQLYALGSTSRLYTINTSNGAATAIGSGSFSPSIPSGGGDFGFDFNPTVDRIRLVGFNGQDLRLNPDNGTVAAVDGTLAFASGQGSPNVTGAAYTNNFAGSTATTLFDIDTRTGSALLVRQAPPNDGTLVPVGPLGVEIEGGNGFDIGGTSNTGYALLRSGGSSKVYTINLTTGAATAGATLSGNPSIRGFAVGLGF; the protein is encoded by the coding sequence ATGAAATCTTTTTCCCAACCAATTATGTCCTACAACAAACCTCTCCGCTCCCTAGCTGGTCTGCTCTCTTTCGGATTGTTGCTGTCGCTCAACGCCTGTCGGGATGTTCAGCCGTTAGACCCGCAAAGTAATTACGGCACCGCCAATGCCCGTTTGTCAGCCGACTTTATGTTTTATGCGCTGACCGATAACAACCAGTTGCTGAAGATAAACACGCAAAACCCAGGGGTAAACCAGGGAACGATCAGCATCACCGGCGTTCAGAACAACGAACGGCTGGTAAGCATCGATTTCCGGCCCGCTACAGGTCAGTTGTACGGCGTAAGTAACGGCAGCCGGGTTTACATGATCAACCTTGCCAACGGCGTTGCTACCCCACTGGGATCGGGGCCGTTTACACCGAGCATCAACGGCGACGTGGTTGGTTTCGATTTCAACCCAACGGTTGATCGCATCCGGCTTGTTACCAACAAAGGACAGAATTTGCGGCTGAACCCGGAAACGGGAGCCGTGATGATTGTTGACGGTCCAATCAACGGGGTTGCGAACGCAGCCGTTTCGGCAGTTGCTTACACGAACAGCCGGGCGGGTGTTACAACGACGACGCTATATGACATCGACCCTATCACCGACAAACTGTATCGTCAGGATCCGCCCAACAATGGTACACTGGTTGAAGTCGGTTCATTGGGTATTGATATTGCTGGTCGGGGCAGTTTTGACATTGCACCGGACGGTAATGCGATTGCGACGTTGATCAACGGTATTACACAAGGTCTTTATGAGATCAATCTGACAAGCGGTCGTGCTGAGCGGCTGGGTGATTTGCCTGGTTCGACGAGCATCGTTGGCTTAGCCATTCAAACCGAACCCGTTGCCTACGCCGTTGATGGTGCCAATATGCTGCATATTTTCAACCCAATGACCGGATCGTCGGTTACTAAGTCCATAACGGGCCTACAAGGTGGTGAAACCGTGTATGGTATTGATTTTCGTCCTGCCAATGGTCAGCTTTATGCGCTGGGCAGCACGAGCCGGCTTTACACGATCAACACATCGAACGGAGCGGCAACGGCGATTGGTTCAGGCTCGTTTTCTCCATCGATACCAAGCGGGGGCGGTGATTTTGGCTTTGACTTCAACCCAACGGTTGACCGCATTCGGCTAGTTGGTTTCAACGGGCAGGATCTGCGACTCAATCCGGATAATGGAACAGTAGCCGCAGTAGATGGCACCTTGGCGTTCGCTTCTGGTCAGGGCTCACCGAACGTAACGGGCGCAGCGTACACAAACAACTTCGCGGGTTCGACCGCTACGACGCTCTTCGATATCGACACTCGTACGGGTAGTGCGTTGCTAGTGCGGCAGGCTCCGCCAAACGACGGTACGCTGGTCCCTGTTGGCCCATTAGGCGTCGAGATCGAAGGCGGCAATGGCTTCGACATCGGCGGTACGTCGAACACAGGTTATGCCCTGCTTCGTTCGGGTGGATCATCTAAAGTATACACGATCAACTTAACGACGGGAGCGGCTACAGCGGGTGCTACATTGAGTGGCAATCCTTCCATCCGCGGATTTGCTGTCGGCCTGGGTTTCTAA
- a CDS encoding ferritin-like domain-containing protein, translating into MNLQNILTEIEKVDADVFERVAHVSRRHVFQNLLKKSVKAAAPVALGAVLNNAYAQSSSVADVLNFALTLEYLEAEFYNRGLAAPGLITGMEGLSTFQQIAKHENAHVALLKSALGGAAIAKPNFDFSAKGAFPDTFSNYRTFLTLSQAFEDTGVRAYKGQAGNLISAPDVLTIALQIHSVEAMHAAKVRYLNGSRGWIMGAMGVPAAVYAGDDVRVQGGVDVVNLTGLGVDQVTGAFDEPLTKAQVLAIATPFLA; encoded by the coding sequence ATGAATCTACAAAACATACTTACTGAAATTGAGAAGGTTGATGCTGACGTATTCGAACGGGTAGCTCACGTATCTCGTCGTCACGTTTTCCAGAATTTACTGAAGAAGTCGGTTAAAGCCGCAGCTCCTGTAGCGTTAGGTGCTGTTCTAAACAACGCTTACGCACAGAGTAGTTCTGTTGCCGATGTGCTTAACTTCGCGCTGACGCTTGAATATCTGGAAGCTGAATTCTACAATCGTGGTCTGGCCGCTCCCGGTCTGATTACGGGTATGGAAGGCTTGAGCACATTCCAGCAGATTGCGAAACACGAAAATGCGCACGTTGCCTTGCTGAAATCAGCACTGGGTGGCGCGGCCATTGCGAAGCCTAACTTCGATTTCTCGGCGAAAGGTGCTTTCCCGGATACATTCTCTAACTATCGGACATTCCTGACCCTTTCTCAGGCATTTGAAGATACTGGTGTTCGTGCCTACAAAGGCCAGGCTGGCAATTTGATCAGCGCACCAGACGTATTGACGATTGCCCTACAGATTCACTCAGTAGAAGCAATGCACGCAGCGAAAGTACGCTACCTGAATGGTAGTCGTGGCTGGATCATGGGCGCAATGGGCGTACCAGCTGCTGTATATGCTGGCGATGACGTGCGGGTACAGGGTGGTGTTGATGTGGTCAATCTGACGGGCCTTGGTGTCGATCAGGTTACCGGCGCATTCGATGAACCACTGACCAAGGCGCAGGTACTAGCTATTGCTACGCCGTTCTTGGCATAG
- a CDS encoding RNA polymerase sigma factor, protein MFLKRFRKSRPTTDAEYISAYRATGDLAVLGELYEQHMELVYAVCYNYLRDEDEAKDAVMHLFEQLITDLRKHDVQQFQSWLHSVARNYCLMQLRKSQTHPRAVQLSGLTGESETEENPVTTLIADESDDRTLDLEEDLTRMEACLQTLPSEQRMCLTLFYLDQKSYTEVADLTGFELKQVKSYLQNGRRMLKLCMSK, encoded by the coding sequence ATGTTTCTGAAACGGTTCCGTAAATCCAGACCCACCACCGATGCGGAGTACATCTCGGCATACCGTGCCACGGGCGATCTGGCCGTGTTGGGCGAACTCTATGAGCAACACATGGAGTTGGTCTACGCCGTTTGCTACAACTACCTGCGCGACGAAGACGAAGCCAAAGATGCTGTGATGCACCTGTTTGAGCAGTTGATTACTGATCTTCGCAAACACGATGTTCAACAGTTTCAGTCCTGGCTTCACAGCGTTGCCCGCAATTACTGCCTGATGCAGTTGCGTAAAAGTCAGACGCATCCCAGGGCCGTTCAATTATCAGGATTGACAGGTGAGAGCGAAACCGAAGAGAATCCGGTTACGACCCTGATCGCTGACGAATCAGACGATCGAACGCTTGATCTCGAAGAAGATCTGACGCGGATGGAAGCCTGTCTGCAAACGCTGCCCAGTGAACAACGCATGTGTCTGACACTATTCTACCTTGATCAAAAAAGTTACACGGAAGTTGCGGACCTGACCGGTTTCGAGCTTAAACAAGTAAAAAGTTATTTGCAAAACGGGCGACGAATGCTGAAACTTTGCATGAGCAAATAA
- a CDS encoding porin family protein produces the protein MFRSISLRFLTILCVALLSCLSTTYAQQRFSAGPRIGLNMSTLRGDVQNFKLTPGLTAGAFLMYSSLNHFGISADVLYSQRGGKFEGNTNGVPEEFKHRINYLEIPIALRYFLTLDGNFRPNIFFGPSLFIPLSAQVVKQKTNGVAQPDVDNSQAFKNADLGLFAGFQLNFPGFGQRQRFLIDARYTFGLTDITKQPIRGGTGAQNVYNSGATITLGYGFGVGPEYRSRYRK, from the coding sequence ATGTTTCGCTCAATTTCGCTACGTTTTCTCACCATTCTATGCGTAGCCCTATTAAGTTGCCTATCAACTACTTATGCACAGCAACGCTTTAGCGCAGGCCCCCGTATTGGCTTGAATATGTCCACATTGCGGGGCGATGTACAAAATTTCAAGTTGACTCCGGGTCTGACTGCCGGCGCTTTTCTGATGTACAGCTCCCTCAATCACTTCGGCATCTCCGCTGACGTGTTGTATTCTCAACGCGGTGGTAAGTTTGAAGGCAACACAAACGGTGTACCCGAAGAATTTAAACATCGGATAAACTATCTGGAGATTCCGATTGCGTTACGTTACTTCCTGACGCTTGATGGCAACTTCAGACCTAACATTTTCTTTGGCCCTTCGCTGTTTATACCCCTGAGCGCCCAAGTCGTTAAGCAGAAGACGAACGGCGTGGCTCAACCCGATGTAGACAATTCCCAGGCGTTCAAGAATGCTGATCTTGGCTTGTTCGCTGGCTTCCAGTTAAATTTTCCAGGATTTGGTCAGCGGCAGCGTTTCCTGATCGATGCTCGTTACACATTTGGACTGACCGATATAACCAAGCAGCCTATACGGGGTGGAACTGGCGCTCAGAATGTTTATAACTCAGGCGCTACTATAACGCTAGGCTATGGCTTTGGTGTTGGCCCTGAATATCGCAGCCGTTACCGGAAATAG